A window of Sphingobacterium sp. lm-10 contains these coding sequences:
- the rpsH gene encoding 30S ribosomal protein S8 gives MMNTDPIADYLTRVRNAIKANHRVVEIPASNLKKEITKVLFDKGYIANYKFVEEGPQGAIKIALKYHPVSKISAIRTLTRVSKPGLRKYASVDIMPRVLNGLGIAILSTSKGVMTDKEARVQNVGGEVLCYVY, from the coding sequence ATAATGAATACAGATCCAATAGCGGATTACCTTACACGAGTAAGGAATGCCATCAAGGCCAACCACAGGGTTGTTGAAATTCCTGCATCGAACCTTAAAAAAGAGATCACTAAAGTTCTTTTTGATAAAGGTTACATTGCTAATTACAAATTCGTAGAGGAAGGTCCTCAAGGAGCTATCAAAATAGCTTTGAAGTACCATCCAGTTAGCAAAATCTCGGCTATTCGCACTTTGACACGTGTGAGTAAACCTGGTTTGAGAAAGTATGCAAGTGTTGACATCATGCCTCGTGTATTGAACGGTTTGGGTATCGCCATCTTATCCACTTCTAAAGGAGTGATGACAGATAAAGAAGCTCGCGTTCAGAACGTAGGTGGTGAGGTTTTATGTTACGTTTATTAA
- the secY gene encoding preprotein translocase subunit SecY, translating into MNKLITTLTNIWKIEELRKRILYTFLLLFIYRVGCHVVLPGVNPAQLMIGSGRDGTDILDIINMFAGGAFSSAAIFALGVMPYISASIVVQLLGIAVPSFQKMQKEGESGRKKLTQITRYLTVAITVVQAIAYVRTQITPDAKLIADPMFTILAAIVLTAGTLFVMWLGERITDKGIGNGISLIIMSGIIAQLPAGISAETVSRMGGQGGPIALLVEFVALLFVVIFTILVVQGVRKIPVQYAKKIVGNKQVGGVRQYIPLKVNAAGVMPIIFAQAIMFLPMSLIQFFPDIQSEFLRSLSNYTSFTYNMVFAILIIAFTFFYTAIMVNPQQMSEDMKKNGGFIPGIKPGHDTNLFIDNVISHITFPGAVFVAIIAILPAIAALFGVNNQFAHFFGGTSLLILVGVVLDTLQQIESHLLMRHYDGLMKTGRVKGRSAAAVEGVDQSAL; encoded by the coding sequence ATGAATAAACTAATCACAACATTAACCAATATATGGAAGATTGAAGAGCTTCGTAAGCGTATCTTGTATACCTTCTTGTTGCTTTTTATCTACCGTGTAGGATGTCACGTTGTATTGCCTGGAGTAAATCCAGCTCAATTGATGATAGGAAGTGGTAGAGACGGGACAGACATACTTGATATCATCAACATGTTTGCTGGGGGAGCATTCTCGAGCGCGGCCATTTTCGCGTTAGGCGTGATGCCGTACATCTCCGCATCCATTGTTGTGCAGCTTTTGGGAATAGCAGTCCCTTCTTTTCAGAAAATGCAGAAAGAGGGAGAATCTGGCCGTAAGAAACTAACCCAAATCACCCGTTACCTAACGGTAGCAATTACGGTGGTGCAGGCTATTGCTTACGTCAGAACGCAAATTACTCCTGATGCAAAATTGATTGCTGATCCGATGTTCACTATTTTGGCAGCGATTGTTTTGACAGCGGGTACGTTATTTGTCATGTGGTTAGGTGAACGGATTACAGATAAAGGAATAGGAAACGGTATCTCCTTGATCATTATGTCGGGTATTATCGCCCAGCTTCCTGCCGGTATCTCGGCAGAAACGGTATCCCGTATGGGAGGCCAAGGTGGTCCGATTGCTTTATTGGTCGAGTTTGTAGCATTATTGTTTGTGGTGATCTTTACCATCTTGGTTGTACAAGGTGTGCGGAAAATCCCGGTACAGTATGCTAAAAAAATCGTTGGAAACAAACAGGTGGGTGGAGTTAGACAATACATTCCGTTGAAAGTAAATGCAGCGGGTGTAATGCCGATCATCTTCGCACAAGCCATCATGTTTTTACCAATGTCGCTGATTCAGTTCTTTCCGGATATTCAATCCGAATTCCTTCGGTCATTGAGTAATTATACGTCATTCACGTACAACATGGTGTTTGCCATCCTGATTATTGCATTCACATTCTTTTATACTGCAATCATGGTGAATCCGCAGCAGATGTCGGAAGATATGAAGAAGAACGGTGGTTTTATCCCAGGCATTAAGCCAGGACACGACACCAATCTTTTCATTGACAATGTGATTTCGCATATCACGTTCCCAGGTGCTGTATTTGTAGCAATTATTGCGATCCTGCCGGCTATTGCGGCGCTATTCGGCGTCAACAATCAATTTGCCCACTTCTTCGGAGGTACGTCATTATTGATCTTGGTTGGTGTGGTATTGGATACATTGCAACAGATTGAAAGTCATTTATTGATGCGTCATTACGACGGGTTGATGAAAACCGGCCGTGTAAAAGGTCGTTCAGCAGCTGCAGTAGAGGGCGTAGATCAGTCGGCATTATAA
- the rpmD gene encoding 50S ribosomal protein L30, translating into MAKIKITQIKSVIDRSERQKKTIEALGLRKINHSVEIEATPSIIGMVRKVNHLVKVETV; encoded by the coding sequence ATGGCAAAAATTAAAATCACCCAGATAAAGAGCGTTATCGACAGAAGCGAGCGCCAAAAGAAAACAATTGAGGCATTGGGATTGCGTAAAATCAACCACTCAGTTGAAATCGAAGCCACACCGTCTATCATCGGTATGGTAAGAAAGGTCAACCACTTGGTAAAAGTAGAGACCGTCTAA
- the rplP gene encoding 50S ribosomal protein L16, with the protein MLQPKRTKFRKMQKGRMKGNATRGAELAFGSFGIKSLEPAWITSRQIEAARIAVTRFMKREGQVWIRIFPDKPVTKKPAEVRMGKGKGAPEYWVAVVRPGRMLFEAEGVSLEIAKEALRLAAQKLPVQTKFVIRRDYVEA; encoded by the coding sequence ATGTTACAGCCAAAAAGAACGAAGTTCAGAAAGATGCAGAAAGGCCGCATGAAAGGCAACGCTACTCGTGGAGCAGAGTTGGCTTTCGGATCTTTTGGTATCAAATCATTGGAGCCAGCATGGATCACTAGCCGTCAGATCGAAGCTGCGCGTATCGCCGTGACTCGTTTCATGAAACGTGAGGGTCAGGTATGGATCCGCATTTTCCCTGACAAGCCTGTTACCAAGAAACCTGCAGAGGTACGTATGGGTAAAGGTAAGGGTGCTCCTGAGTATTGGGTGGCAGTTGTACGCCCAGGCCGGATGTTATTCGAAGCAGAAGGTGTATCTTTGGAAATTGCCAAAGAAGCGTTACGCCTAGCTGCTCAGAAATTACCGGTTCAAACCAAGTTTGTGATACGTAGAGATTACGTAGAAGCATAA
- the rpsC gene encoding 30S ribosomal protein S3 — protein MGQKANPIGSRLGIIKGWDSNWFGGNNYSDKLVEDEKIRKYLSVRIAKGGVAKVVIERTLKRITVTIHTARPGIVIGKGGQEVDKIKEELKKLTKKDVQINIFEIKRPELDAKLVAEGVAKQLEARISFRRAMKTTIAATMRMGAEGIKIMCSGRLGGAEMARTEQYKEGRTPLHTLRADIDYALAEALTTYGKIGVKVWICKGEVYGKRDLSPNIGQGANTKTRGGNEGAGDRRDNRGGARGGRRDGGRGGNNNRGGGAGAKRG, from the coding sequence ATGGGACAAAAAGCAAATCCAATAGGTAGCAGATTAGGAATCATCAAAGGATGGGATTCTAATTGGTTCGGAGGCAACAACTATTCCGATAAATTAGTTGAAGACGAAAAAATCAGAAAATATCTTTCTGTACGTATCGCCAAAGGTGGCGTAGCAAAAGTGGTGATTGAAAGAACACTTAAGCGCATCACCGTTACGATCCATACAGCACGTCCAGGTATCGTTATCGGTAAAGGTGGTCAGGAAGTGGATAAGATCAAAGAAGAGTTGAAAAAACTGACTAAAAAGGATGTTCAAATCAACATTTTCGAGATCAAACGTCCGGAGCTTGACGCGAAATTAGTTGCCGAAGGTGTCGCTAAACAATTGGAAGCAAGGATTTCTTTCCGTCGCGCCATGAAGACAACGATTGCAGCTACGATGCGTATGGGTGCCGAAGGTATCAAGATTATGTGTTCTGGTCGTTTAGGTGGTGCTGAGATGGCGCGTACCGAGCAGTACAAAGAAGGAAGAACTCCTCTACACACGTTACGTGCAGATATTGATTATGCACTAGCTGAAGCCTTGACTACCTACGGTAAGATCGGTGTAAAAGTGTGGATCTGTAAAGGCGAAGTGTATGGTAAACGTGATCTTTCTCCAAACATTGGACAAGGTGCTAACACCAAAACACGCGGCGGCAACGAAGGTGCTGGCGATCGTCGTGACAATCGTGGTGGTGCTCGTGGCGGACGTCGTGATGGCGGACGTGGTGGCAACAACAACCGCGGCGGTGGCGCAGGTGCTAAAAGAGGATAA
- the rplF gene encoding 50S ribosomal protein L6 — MSRIGKAPIAIPAGVTVSVSDKNLVSVKGPKGELLQQVDSDITVGQEDGNIVITRPTEQKRHKALHGLYRALINNMVFGVTEGYKTTQELVGVGYRANANGNTLELTLGFSHQIVFVLPSEIKVTTTADKGKNPTITLESIDKQLIGQVAAKIRSLRKPEPYKGKGIKFAGEVLRRKAGKSAKK; from the coding sequence ATGTCAAGAATTGGAAAAGCGCCTATCGCCATTCCTGCGGGAGTGACGGTATCTGTATCAGATAAGAATCTGGTATCAGTTAAAGGGCCAAAAGGAGAATTACTACAGCAGGTAGACAGCGACATTACCGTTGGTCAAGAAGATGGTAATATCGTAATTACTCGCCCTACTGAACAAAAAAGACACAAAGCATTGCATGGTTTATACCGCGCATTGATTAACAACATGGTTTTTGGTGTTACTGAAGGGTACAAAACTACACAAGAATTGGTTGGTGTGGGTTACCGTGCCAATGCCAATGGTAACACACTAGAGTTAACTTTAGGTTTCTCTCACCAGATTGTTTTCGTACTGCCAAGTGAGATCAAAGTAACGACTACTGCCGATAAAGGTAAGAACCCAACCATCACGTTGGAATCTATCGACAAGCAATTGATCGGACAAGTAGCGGCTAAGATCCGTAGCCTACGCAAACCAGAGCCGTACAAAGGTAAAGGTATCAAGTTTGCTGGCGAAGTGTTAAGAAGAAAAGCAGGTAAATCAGCTAAAAAATAA
- the rplW gene encoding 50S ribosomal protein L23, producing the protein MEIIKKPVLTEKASIWTEKQNRYAFKVDHRANKIQIKEAVEAMFGVTVVGVNTMVVAGKAKSRFTKAGNVSGRAPKYKKAVITVKDGDTIDFYTTL; encoded by the coding sequence ATGGAAATTATCAAAAAACCAGTCTTAACTGAGAAAGCTTCCATCTGGACGGAGAAACAAAACCGTTATGCTTTCAAAGTAGATCATAGAGCTAACAAAATTCAGATCAAAGAAGCTGTAGAGGCTATGTTTGGTGTTACTGTTGTCGGTGTAAACACGATGGTAGTAGCAGGTAAAGCAAAAAGCCGTTTTACAAAAGCGGGTAATGTATCTGGAAGAGCTCCTAAGTACAAAAAAGCCGTCATCACAGTGAAGGATGGCGATACTATTGACTTTTACACTACACTATAA
- the rpsN gene encoding 30S ribosomal protein S14: protein MAREGVKAREIKRQKLVAKYADKRAELKAAGDYAALDKLPKNASPVRLHNRCKLTGRPRGYMRQFGISRVTFREMALDGKIPGVRKASW, encoded by the coding sequence ATGGCTAGAGAAGGAGTAAAAGCACGCGAAATTAAGCGTCAAAAGTTAGTCGCAAAGTATGCTGATAAACGCGCAGAGCTAAAAGCTGCCGGAGATTACGCTGCATTGGACAAATTGCCTAAGAATGCTTCTCCAGTACGTTTGCACAATCGTTGTAAATTGACTGGTCGTCCTAGAGGATATATGCGTCAATTTGGTATCTCTCGTGTAACTTTTCGTGAGATGGCATTAGATGGCAAGATCCCGGGAGTGAGAAAAGCCTCTTGGTAA
- the rplE gene encoding 50S ribosomal protein L5, whose product MTYAPRLKAKYADEIRNSLKEKFQYKSVMQVPKLQKIVVSQGVGAATADKKLIDNALAELTMITGQQAVATKSKKDISNFKLRKGMPIGARVTLRDNNMYEFLDRLIAVSLPRIRDFRGINDKGFDGRGNYNLGITEQIIFPEINIDKLNKIQGMDITFVTSANNDIEALELLKQFGLPFKNQNTNNNG is encoded by the coding sequence ATGACTTACGCACCAAGATTAAAAGCGAAATATGCGGATGAAATTCGTAATTCGCTGAAAGAAAAATTTCAGTACAAAAGCGTGATGCAAGTTCCTAAGCTGCAGAAGATTGTTGTATCTCAGGGTGTAGGTGCTGCCACAGCAGACAAGAAATTAATCGACAATGCATTAGCAGAGTTGACAATGATTACTGGTCAGCAAGCAGTAGCAACTAAATCTAAGAAAGATATCTCCAACTTCAAATTGCGTAAAGGCATGCCTATTGGTGCTCGCGTAACACTACGTGACAACAATATGTATGAATTCCTTGACCGCTTGATCGCTGTATCATTACCTCGTATCCGTGACTTCCGCGGTATCAATGATAAAGGTTTTGACGGTAGAGGTAACTACAACTTGGGTATCACCGAGCAGATCATTTTCCCGGAGATCAACATTGATAAACTCAACAAGATCCAAGGTATGGACATCACTTTCGTGACTTCTGCTAACAATGATATCGAAGCATTGGAGTTATTGAAACAATTCGGTTTACCATTCAAAAATCAAAATACCAACAACAATGGCTAG
- the rplR gene encoding 50S ribosomal protein L18 yields MAGSKLSRRTRIKKGIRKHLTGTTERPRLTVFRSNKAIYAQVIDDTTGKTLASASSISKEFATTGNKVDQSKAVGTMVAEKAKAAGVEKVVFDRNGYLYHGRIKSLAEGAREGGLDF; encoded by the coding sequence ATGGCAGGAAGTAAATTATCTCGTAGAACGAGAATCAAAAAAGGAATTAGAAAACACCTGACCGGAACAACTGAACGTCCACGTTTGACCGTATTCAGAAGCAATAAAGCAATCTACGCGCAAGTAATCGACGATACCACTGGTAAAACATTGGCGTCTGCATCTAGCATTTCGAAAGAATTCGCTACGACAGGCAACAAAGTGGATCAGTCCAAAGCCGTAGGTACAATGGTTGCTGAGAAAGCGAAAGCAGCAGGTGTAGAAAAAGTAGTGTTTGACCGTAATGGGTATTTGTACCATGGCCGTATCAAGTCATTGGCTGAGGGTGCTCGCGAAGGCGGTTTAGACTTTTAA
- the rplD gene encoding 50S ribosomal protein L4, with the protein MEINVFNLSGKETGAKVQLPESVFGVKPSDHAIYLDVKQYLANQRQGTHKSKQRNEIAGSTRKLHKQKGTGGARAGSIKSPLFNGGGRVFGPQPRDYSFKLNKKLKQLARKSALSYKAQENNVVVLDEVNFDTIKTKNYLALVNALNIADDKTLLVLPAYNNNVYLSSRNLKKAKVIVASELNTYDVLNATKLLLTADSVKTLEEAFAK; encoded by the coding sequence ATGGAAATTAACGTATTTAATTTATCAGGAAAAGAAACAGGTGCCAAGGTGCAGCTTCCTGAGTCGGTATTCGGTGTTAAGCCTAGCGACCATGCGATCTATTTGGATGTGAAACAGTACTTAGCGAACCAACGCCAGGGAACACACAAATCAAAACAACGTAATGAGATCGCTGGTTCTACGCGTAAATTACACAAGCAAAAAGGTACTGGTGGCGCCCGTGCGGGTTCTATCAAATCTCCATTGTTTAATGGTGGTGGTCGTGTATTCGGTCCACAACCACGTGACTATTCTTTCAAATTGAACAAAAAATTGAAACAATTGGCACGTAAATCAGCGTTGAGCTACAAAGCACAAGAGAATAACGTAGTGGTGTTGGACGAAGTGAACTTCGATACCATCAAAACTAAAAACTATTTGGCTTTAGTAAACGCGTTGAACATTGCTGATGACAAGACTTTATTGGTATTGCCAGCATATAATAACAATGTTTATTTATCAAGCAGAAACCTGAAGAAAGCAAAAGTAATCGTAGCTTCTGAGTTGAATACATACGATGTATTGAACGCAACGAAACTATTGTTGACGGCAGATTCTGTAAAAACTTTGGAGGAGGCATTCGCTAAGTAA
- the rplN gene encoding 50S ribosomal protein L14: MVQQESRLNVADNSGAKEVLVIRVLGGTRKRYASIGDKVVVTVKSAMPSGNVKKGSVSKAVVVRTKKEIRRKDGSYIRFDDNAAVLLNNNDEPRGTRIFGPVARELREKQFMKIVSLAPEVL; encoded by the coding sequence ATGGTACAACAGGAATCAAGACTAAATGTAGCCGACAACTCTGGAGCTAAAGAAGTTTTAGTAATCCGTGTGTTAGGCGGTACGCGTAAGCGTTATGCATCTATCGGTGATAAAGTTGTTGTTACCGTAAAAAGCGCGATGCCCTCTGGAAATGTGAAGAAGGGTTCAGTATCTAAAGCAGTAGTAGTTCGTACGAAAAAAGAAATTCGTCGTAAAGATGGTTCTTACATTCGTTTCGACGATAACGCTGCAGTATTGTTAAACAACAACGATGAGCCACGCGGCACACGTATCTTTGGCCCAGTTGCTAGAGAGTTACGTGAGAAGCAGTTCATGAAGATTGTATCACTAGCACCGGAGGTTTTATAA
- the rplB gene encoding 50S ribosomal protein L2, with protein sequence MAVKRFKPVTPGTRFRVGADYSDVTTNVPEKSLTVGTNKRSGGRNQSGKMTMRYIGGGHKKVYRLIDFKRDKKDIPANVATIEYDPNRTARIALLHYADGEKRYIIAPAGLTVGMTVVAGESVAPEIGNTLPLAKIPLGSIIHNIELNPGQGGSIARSAGTYAQLSARDGKYAIIKLPSGETRMILSTCVATIGSVSNAERSNEVLGKAGRKRWLGRRPRVRGVAMNPVDHPMGGGEGRSSGGHPRSRTGVLAKGYKTRYKKKTSNRYIIERRKK encoded by the coding sequence ATGGCAGTTAAAAGATTCAAACCGGTAACCCCTGGTACACGTTTCAGAGTTGGTGCAGACTACTCTGATGTGACTACTAACGTCCCTGAAAAGTCGTTAACAGTAGGAACGAACAAAAGATCAGGCGGTCGTAATCAATCCGGTAAAATGACTATGCGTTATATCGGTGGGGGACATAAAAAAGTATACCGATTAATAGATTTCAAACGCGATAAAAAAGATATCCCTGCAAATGTAGCTACTATCGAGTACGATCCAAATCGTACAGCACGTATTGCCTTGTTGCACTACGCGGATGGTGAGAAACGTTATATTATTGCTCCAGCTGGCTTAACAGTAGGCATGACAGTAGTAGCAGGTGAATCAGTTGCCCCGGAAATTGGAAATACATTGCCATTGGCAAAAATTCCTTTGGGTTCAATCATCCACAACATTGAATTGAATCCAGGTCAAGGCGGTTCGATCGCTCGTTCGGCTGGTACGTACGCACAACTATCTGCGCGTGACGGCAAATATGCAATTATCAAATTGCCTTCTGGTGAGACACGTATGATTCTTTCTACTTGTGTTGCTACGATCGGTTCGGTATCTAATGCCGAGCGTTCAAACGAGGTATTAGGTAAAGCAGGTCGTAAGCGTTGGTTAGGTCGTCGTCCTCGCGTTCGTGGTGTAGCTATGAACCCAGTCGATCACCCTATGGGTGGTGGTGAAGGCCGTTCATCTGGAGGTCACCCACGCTCACGTACGGGTGTGTTAGCGAAAGGTTACAAAACACGCTACAAAAAGAAAACATCGAATCGTTACATCATTGAAAGAAGGAAAAAATAA
- the rpsE gene encoding 30S ribosomal protein S5, producing the protein MATSNIKRVKSSEMELKDRLVSIQRVAKVTKGGRTFSFSAIVVVGDENGIVGFGLGKAKEVTEAITKGIDDAKKNLVKVPIIHGTVPHEQLGKYSGGSVLIKPAVSGTGVLAGGAMRAVLESAGITDVLAKSLGSSNPHNVVKATIEALGSMRDAYTVAQQRGVDLNKVFNG; encoded by the coding sequence ATGGCAACAAGCAATATTAAAAGAGTAAAATCAAGCGAGATGGAATTGAAAGATCGCTTAGTAAGCATTCAGCGTGTAGCGAAAGTAACTAAGGGTGGTCGTACCTTCAGTTTCTCAGCTATCGTTGTTGTAGGTGATGAAAATGGCATCGTAGGTTTTGGTCTAGGAAAAGCAAAAGAAGTCACAGAAGCGATTACTAAAGGAATCGATGACGCGAAAAAGAACTTAGTAAAAGTTCCTATCATACATGGTACTGTACCTCACGAGCAATTGGGCAAATACTCTGGTGGATCTGTTTTGATCAAACCGGCAGTAAGTGGTACAGGAGTACTAGCTGGCGGTGCTATGCGTGCCGTATTAGAGAGCGCTGGTATTACAGACGTATTAGCAAAATCATTAGGCTCATCCAACCCACACAACGTGGTAAAAGCAACTATTGAAGCTTTGGGTAGCATGCGTGATGCGTATACAGTAGCACAACAACGTGGAGTCGATTTAAATAAAGTATTTAACGGTTAA
- the rpsQ gene encoding 30S ribosomal protein S17: MERNLRKTRIGLVVSNKMDKSIVVTVERKVKHPIYGKFVKKTTKFKAHDETNTCGIGDTVLIMETRPLSKTKNWRLVEILERAK; this comes from the coding sequence ATGGAAAGAAATTTAAGAAAAACAAGAATCGGCTTAGTAGTTAGCAACAAGATGGACAAGTCTATCGTAGTAACCGTTGAACGTAAAGTGAAACACCCTATCTACGGTAAGTTCGTGAAAAAAACTACTAAATTTAAAGCTCATGACGAAACAAATACCTGCGGTATCGGCGACACGGTATTAATCATGGAAACTCGTCCGCTGAGTAAAACAAAGAACTGGAGATTGGTAGAAATTTTAGAAAGAGCTAAATAA
- the rplO gene encoding 50S ribosomal protein L15 — protein sequence MNLSNLRPAQGSTKNKKRIGRGQGSGRGGTSTRGHKGAGSRSGHKTKIGFEGGQMPLQRRVPKVGFKNINRVEYVGVNLDVLQEIITKHNLTSVDFEILRTHGLVSKNDLVKILGRGELSAKIEVKAHAFSAAAQKAIEAAGGSIEKI from the coding sequence ATGAATTTAAGTAATTTAAGACCGGCTCAAGGATCCACAAAAAACAAAAAACGTATTGGTCGTGGTCAAGGTTCTGGACGCGGTGGTACTTCAACACGTGGTCACAAAGGTGCTGGTTCTCGTTCTGGTCACAAAACGAAAATTGGTTTCGAAGGTGGACAAATGCCTTTGCAACGTCGTGTTCCTAAAGTAGGTTTCAAAAACATCAACCGCGTAGAATACGTAGGTGTAAACTTGGATGTATTACAGGAAATAATTACTAAGCATAACCTAACTTCAGTAGATTTCGAAATCTTGAGAACGCATGGTCTTGTTTCTAAAAACGATTTAGTGAAAATCCTAGGTCGTGGTGAATTGTCGGCGAAAATAGAGGTGAAAGCACACGCTTTCTCCGCTGCCGCTCAAAAAGCTATTGAGGCAGCCGGTGGTTCTATCGAAAAAATTTAA
- the rpsS gene encoding 30S ribosomal protein S19, translated as MARSIKKGPYIDHNLERKVLSMNETNKKSVIKTWSRRSMISPDFVGHTFAVHNGNKFIPVYVTENMVGHKLGEFAPTRTFRGHAEKKK; from the coding sequence ATGGCTCGTTCAATTAAAAAAGGTCCTTATATCGATCACAACTTAGAAAGAAAAGTTCTTTCTATGAATGAAACAAATAAAAAATCGGTTATCAAAACTTGGTCTCGTAGATCTATGATTTCACCTGATTTTGTGGGCCATACCTTCGCAGTGCACAATGGGAATAAATTTATTCCTGTCTATGTAACGGAAAATATGGTTGGTCACAAGCTTGGTGAGTTTGCACCTACGCGTACATTCAGAGGCCACGCAGAAAAGAAAAAATAA
- the rplX gene encoding 50S ribosomal protein L24, whose protein sequence is MKLKKGDLVKVIAGNSKGVQGKVLQINVDSGRAVVEGANIVKKHTKPSAASPNGGIIEKEAAINISNLTLIDPKTGEPTRVGRRVNEEGKIVRYAKKSGEEIK, encoded by the coding sequence ATCAAACTTAAAAAAGGAGATTTAGTGAAAGTTATCGCTGGTAACTCTAAAGGTGTTCAAGGTAAGGTATTACAAATCAATGTGGACTCTGGTAGAGCTGTCGTAGAAGGCGCTAACATCGTAAAAAAACACACTAAACCTAGCGCAGCAAGCCCTAACGGTGGTATCATCGAGAAGGAAGCTGCCATCAATATCTCTAACTTGACTTTGATCGATCCTAAAACAGGAGAGCCTACTCGCGTAGGTCGTCGGGTCAATGAAGAAGGTAAAATTGTTCGTTACGCAAAAAAATCAGGGGAGGAAATTAAATAA
- the rpmC gene encoding 50S ribosomal protein L29, protein MKNSEIVELSKEDLVAQLKEEKAALNKLKFAHAVSAVENPNVIKAARRNIARISTEISKRKNEAKTQETASEA, encoded by the coding sequence ATGAAAAATTCAGAAATCGTAGAATTATCAAAAGAGGATCTAGTAGCTCAACTCAAAGAAGAGAAAGCTGCCCTTAACAAATTGAAATTTGCACATGCTGTTTCTGCTGTTGAAAACCCTAACGTGATCAAAGCAGCTCGCAGAAATATTGCGCGTATCTCTACAGAGATCTCTAAGCGTAAAAACGAAGCGAAGACACAAGAAACAGCCTCTGAGGCATAA
- the rplV gene encoding 50S ribosomal protein L22, whose translation MEATKKLKKSVLIRQRKEQEKAQVGGASTAKLLNCPTSPRKMRLVVDLIRGEKVENALYILKHTGKEAAIRVEKLLLSAIKNWETSNEGTTVEDSALYVKEVSVGGGRQLKRLRPAPQGRGYRIRKRSNHVTLVVDSLNNVNN comes from the coding sequence ATGGAAGCAACAAAAAAACTCAAAAAATCTGTCTTAATTAGACAGCGCAAAGAGCAGGAAAAAGCTCAAGTAGGAGGAGCTTCTACTGCCAAATTGTTGAACTGCCCTACCTCTCCGCGCAAAATGCGCTTGGTAGTGGATCTGATCCGCGGCGAGAAAGTAGAAAACGCTCTTTACATCTTGAAACATACAGGTAAAGAAGCTGCTATTCGTGTTGAAAAACTATTATTGTCGGCCATCAAAAACTGGGAAACTAGCAATGAAGGTACAACAGTAGAAGATAGCGCTTTGTATGTAAAAGAAGTATCTGTAGGTGGTGGTCGTCAATTGAAAAGATTGCGCCCAGCTCCACAAGGTCGTGGATATAGAATTCGTAAACGTTCGAATCACGTGACTTTGGTAGTAGATAGTTTAAACAACGTTAACAACTAA